A genomic stretch from Lathyrus oleraceus cultivar Zhongwan6 chromosome 2, CAAS_Psat_ZW6_1.0, whole genome shotgun sequence includes:
- the LOC127121956 gene encoding uncharacterized protein LOC127121956, translated as MARYLIKAGDMSNNESLKIKFFPISLTKNAFTWFITLPQSSIHTWNQLERMFHEQFYMGQTKISLKELASIKQKFIEPIDDYLNRFRLLKARCFTQIPEHELVEMAVGGLDYSIRKKLDTQYIKDMAQLADRVRQLERLKEEKARANKGKRVAYVDFKNDYEGSCHGLSDFDDNEIDLVELTQGPPYACKVLAPSNGKNPVEPKKSDKFPKKTYTFDITKCDKKIFVS; from the coding sequence ATGGCTAGATATTTGATTAAGGCAGGAGACATGTCAAACAATGAGAGCCTTAAGATAAAGTTTTTTCCAATTTCGCTCACAAAGAATGCCTTTACATGGTTCATCACTTTGCCTCAAAGTTCGATCCACACTTGGAACCAACTAGAGAGAATGTTCCATGAGCAgttttacatgggacaaacaaaGATAAGTTTGAAGGAATTGGCTAGTATCAAACAAAAGTTTATTGAGCCAATTGATGATTATCTGAATAGGTTTCGATTGCTCAAAGCTAGGTGTTTTACACAAATACCAGAGCATGAACTGGTCGAAATGGCCGTTGGGGGCCTTGACTATTCGATTAGAAAGAAATTGGATACCCAATATATAAAAGATATGGCCCAACTGGCTGATAGGGTTCGACAGTTAGAACGTTTGAAGGAAGAAAAGGCTAGGGCGAATAAAGGTAAAAGGGTAGCCTATGTCGATTTCAAAAATGATTATGAAGGTTCCTGTCATGGACTTTCAGACTTTGACGATAACGAGATCGACCTTGTTGAATTGACGCAAGGGCCACCATATGCGTGTAAAGTTTTGGCGCCTTCGAATGGAAAAAACCCCGTCGAACCAAAAAAGAGTGACAAATTTCCCAAGAAAACTTATACTTTTGACATTACAAAATGTGACAAAAAAATTTTTGTTAGTTAA